The sequence GCAATGATTACCCCGATTACTGTATTGGTAATGGGTATTCTTGCACCGCTAGGGATCATTGATGCAGAAGCGATGAGCTACGAGCGTGTTGCAGACTTTGCAACTAGCTTTATTGGCGCGCTATTTATCATTGGTACATTAGCACTACCAATGTGGCATGCGATGCACCGTGTACACCATGGTATGCACGACTTAAAACTACACACCGGTGTGGTTGGTAAAATTGTTTGCTACTTTATCGCCGCTTTAATTTCAGCGCTGAGTGTGATTTTTATCTTTATGATTTAAGTCTCCATAAGATAAAAAAAGGGATTGATGCTAAAACATCAATCCCTTTTTATTTTTCTAAAATAGAACCTACTTCACTCGACCTACATATTCGCCAGAGCGAGTATCGACCTTAATGACTTCACCAATTTGGATAAACAATGGAACACGAACGACTGCACCAGTTACCAATGTAGCAGGCTTACCACCCGTACCCTGCGTATCACCCTTAAGACCTGGGTCAGTTTCAGTTACTTCAAGCTCTACAAAGTTAGGTGGCGTTACCGTTATAGGGTTACCATTC is a genomic window of Vibrio algarum containing:
- the frdD gene encoding fumarate reductase subunit FrdD yields the protein MVNKHPKRSDEPVWWGLFGAGGTWFAMITPITVLVMGILAPLGIIDAEAMSYERVADFATSFIGALFIIGTLALPMWHAMHRVHHGMHDLKLHTGVVGKIVCYFIAALISALSVIFIFMI